Proteins from a single region of Cytophagaceae bacterium:
- a CDS encoding transposase, with protein sequence MSCKIIGELFQLDGKRLQEQYAAHLSGYTTWVQREHAQQWILFPENIGEYLSLDETCLSNGDLYTILTNKAAKGKKGALIAMVKGTVSDTVIEVLYKIPESKRKKVKEVTLDLAPTMERIAKRSFPKAKLVSDRFHIQKLANDAVQEIRIKHRWAAIEQENKEIEYAKELKKRYVPDVLENGDTLKQLLIRSRFLLHQRENKWSASQVHRSEVLFRLYPDLKQAYDLSIELSNIFHQSKNRLIAFKKLALWYNSVEKFEEKTFNTIARTIQNNYEYILNYFDNRSTNASAESFNAKVKALRSQFRGVRDISFFLFRLQKIYA encoded by the coding sequence ATTAGTTGCAAAATAATAGGTGAATTGTTTCAATTAGACGGTAAACGCCTACAAGAGCAATATGCTGCCCACCTGAGTGGATACACAACTTGGGTTCAACGAGAACATGCTCAACAGTGGATACTTTTTCCCGAAAATATTGGCGAATATTTATCATTAGACGAGACCTGTCTTTCAAATGGTGATTTGTATACTATACTTACAAACAAAGCGGCAAAGGGCAAAAAGGGAGCTTTAATTGCTATGGTGAAAGGTACTGTAAGTGATACGGTCATTGAGGTTTTGTACAAAATCCCAGAGTCCAAGAGGAAGAAAGTAAAAGAAGTAACATTGGATTTAGCCCCAACTATGGAACGAATCGCAAAGAGAAGTTTTCCAAAAGCTAAACTGGTATCTGATAGATTTCATATCCAAAAACTAGCTAATGATGCAGTACAAGAAATCAGAATCAAACATCGTTGGGCGGCAATAGAACAAGAAAATAAAGAAATAGAATATGCTAAAGAATTAAAGAAAAGATACGTTCCCGATGTTTTGGAAAACGGCGATACCTTAAAGCAACTATTAATCAGAAGCCGATTTCTTTTGCATCAAAGAGAAAATAAATGGTCTGCTTCTCAAGTACACAGGTCTGAGGTTTTATTTAGACTATATCCCGATTTAAAACAGGCCTACGACCTCAGCATAGAACTATCCAATATTTTCCATCAGTCAAAAAATAGACTAATAGCATTTAAAAAGTTAGCCTTATGGTATAATTCAGTAGAGAAGTTTGAGGAGAAAACATTCAATACCATCGCCAGAACTATTCAGAACAACTATGAATACATCCTTAACTACTTCGATAATAGAAGTACAAATGCTTCAGCAGAGTCTTTCAATGCAAAAGTAAAAGCACTAAGAAGCCAATTTAGGGGTGTAAGGGATATTAGCTTTTTCTTATTCAGATTACAAAAAATATATGCGTAA
- a CDS encoding transposase, whose product MNQDLIQLLLPEGLFEYFEVVKVEKLESSFNIHIAERNLIPKEFEGQKLESKGYFEEESVRDFPLRGKACFLKIKRRKWLNHDTGKIVYRNWDLVASGTRMTSEFAAFLKGAFR is encoded by the coding sequence TTGAACCAAGACTTAATCCAATTACTTCTACCAGAAGGCTTATTTGAATACTTTGAAGTAGTTAAAGTAGAAAAATTAGAAAGTTCTTTCAATATCCATATTGCAGAACGAAATCTAATTCCTAAAGAATTCGAAGGTCAAAAACTTGAATCCAAAGGGTACTTTGAAGAAGAATCTGTGAGGGATTTTCCACTTCGTGGCAAGGCTTGTTTTTTGAAAATTAAGCGACGCAAATGGCTCAATCATGACACAGGAAAAATAGTTTACAGAAACTGGGATTTAGTTGCTTCAGGAACGCGAATGACATCAGAATTTGCGGCTTTTTTAAAAGGAGCTTTTAGATAA